The genomic window CGAGAACCGCGCGGTGGGTTTCGTGATGACCGTGTTCCAGAAGCTCCTGGACTCGTCATCGCACGCGCTCTGCCGTGCGCTGTCGAACAGAAGGGCGAACCTTGCCGGAAAACTCGCGCGGCTGGAGGAGGGACGCCCGGTCCCCGCACCGGGCGAAGTCGAGCTTCCCGATATCGACGATCCGGAAGACCTGGACGGGGGACTGGTGGCGAGCATTGGCAAGACCATGGAGGAGATGGGCCAGGAGATAGGTACGCTTGACGCGCTTATAGGGCTGGGGAGCGCGATAACCAGGAACAAGAAGGGCGAGAAGCTCCGGGTCCTCCTGAAAACACTTTCGCGGGAGGGTCACGGGAAGTTTATCATCTTCACCCAGTTCCGCACGACGCAGGATTATCTAAAAGATCTCCTCGCCGGATTCGACATAGTGCTCTTCAACGGCTCGATGAACCGCGACGAGAAGGAGGAAGCGCTCAAGATCTTCAAGGAGCGCGCGCAGGTCCTCATCTCCACCGAGGCGGGGGGAGAGGGTCGCAACATGCAGTTCTGCAACATCCTCATCAACTACGACCTGCCGTGGTCGCCCCTGAAAGTGGAACAGCGCATAGGCAGGGTGCACCGCTTCGGCCAGCCGCACGACGTGTACATCTACAATTTTTCGACCAGGGACACCGTGGCGGAGCGGGTGCTCGAGGTCCTTGCGCGCAAGCTCCAGCTCTTCGAGGAATCGATCGGCATGCCCGACGTGCTCCTGGGACAGATCGAGGACGAGGTGAGCCTCAACAAGCTCTTCATGGAGATGGCCTCGGGCCGGAGGTCGCGCCGCGCGCTCATGGAGGAGATTGACCGGAGCATCCAGACCGCGCGCAAGAGCTATGAAAAGCTTTCGGAGCTCACCGTCACGCGCGCCATGGACTTCAACTACGACGAGTACTACGCCATCACCATGAAGGAGCGGCAGTTCTCCCACCGCCGGGTGGAGAGCCTCATGAACAGGCTCGCGGCCGCCGACGAGTACGCGGCCACGTTCCTCGGGAGCGCGCGCGCCAGGACGGGTCTTTACCCGGTCAAAAAGCTTCCCGGCGGCGATACGGAGCGCGGGCGCATGGGGACCTTCGACAGCAGGATCGCGCTCGAGGACGAATCGCTCGAATTCCTGGCGTTCGGCCACCCGCTCATTGAGCACCTGTTCGGCCACGTCACGTCGCCGGGATTCGGCGGTCGGTGCGGGATAAAGCGCATCTGCCGCGCGCGGAATTTCGATGGGGTGGTTTTCTATTACCTGGTCGCCTTTAGCGGGCGCGAGATCACGCGTGCGCTCGTACCCGTGGTTGTGGATCCGTCGGGCGGGACGCCTGATCACGAGATCGGGGAGCTCGAACGCCAGTCGATCCACCAGGAGGGGATACAGGGCGGGGACGGCGCGGACGCGCGGCTGCTCGATCGCGCGAACCGCGACGCGGACGCGCTCTTTGCGGCGGCGCGCGCGAGGCTCGCGGTGAAAACGCGGGAAAGGATCGCGGACATGATGGAGACCATCGACCTCACCATCGATCCCGAAATACAGAAGATCCGCGAAAGTGCGGATCTCAGGATGCGCGAGCTTAAAGAGCAGCTAGAACGGCAGGAATGCCAGGGGAAATGGTTCAACAGGGACATGCGCGGGGCGCTCACAAGGACTAAAAACGAAATCGCGCGCGTGGAGGCCGGGCGCGATCGCCTGCTCGCGGAATGCAGGCGAAGGACGCAAATCTCCCATTCCGTGAGCCTGGTGGGCGCGGGCCTTCTTATCGCGAGGCCCGGACTGTAAACCTTACAATACTTTTTTTAATGCCTCGGATTCCTTCTCGCTTAGATCCGAAAACTCGATGCCCATTCCCGCCTTGAGCGTCGAGGTCTCGTCGTCGCGAGTCCACTTGATCGTCCCCTTTATGGTGACGGGCTCCTCGCCGGGAATGTGCACGACAAGCTCGACGTTCGAACCGGGTTTGAGGGGATCGGGCGTCGAGATGAAGATGCCGCCCTTGCTCAGGTCAACGGCCTTGCTGAATGTCATGCCTTCCGGGGAATGCACCTCGGACTTAACGCGCTTGGCCACGCGGGAATGCTGTCTCTTGTTATCCATAAGGCCCCTCGATCACCGTGATACGCCCGCTTCGAAATCCGGTCCGGGCGAAAAAACTCCCTTAAGAATATATACATATTGACAAATAATACAATTATTTTTTTACTACTGGCGCCTATAATGCGCGCAGGTCGCGGCCTGGGCCCGCGTCCGACATAGAAATGCGCATCCGCCGCGCGGGGGATAATAACACACACTATGGACTCGATCAGGCTGCCGCTGGTGTATCTGTACCGGAAGGTCGTGTTTCCGCACTGTAACCTCGCGTTCCCGGTGCGATCGAAGTCGGCCGCGCGTCTCAAGCAGGGCGAAAAGATTTGCGCCCTGCCGGTGCGCGGCCTCCGGGACTTCCTGCCCTTTCGTGCGCGGCTTGCGACCATCGCGGAAGTACTCGATGTGAAGGGCGAGGGTGAGACCGCCGAGATCACGGTCAAGGGCGTAAGCCGCGCACGCATCGTGAAACTGGCGGGGGTTTTCTCCGCAATCGTGAAACCCGTTCCGGAAGAGGGCGGCGCGCAGCTCGAGCGCGTACGCGAGGAGCTGCGCAAGAAGGCCCAGGAGCTGATATTTCTCATTAACGTGGACGAGTCCGATAAGCTCATCCACCTCCTGAACTTCCTGGTGAACCTGCACCAGCTTACGGATTTCATATCGAACTATTTCATCCTGAGGCTGCCGCGGCGCTTCGAGGTGTTCATGGAGACGGACGTCGAGAAAAGGGCAGGCATGCTGCTCTCGACCCTGGACGTGCTTATCGACGAGCTGAAAAACAAGAGGGGGCAGCAGGGCGCATCATGAAGAAATCCGAACGCGGCAGGGAGGTATACTATACCATCGCATGGTCTAAGCTCTACCGGTACGACAAGTACGACGCGATGAAGGTACTGCCCGAGCTCGCCGGCATACTCAGTCTCTACGAGGAGCGTCCCGGGAACGACCCCCTGTTCCTCCTGGTATACGGGTGCTGGCGTGACGGCCTGCGGATGGGCCTCAAATACCTGATGGACCCGCACCTTCCCAAGCGCGATGCACTGCGCCGGAGGCTGGAGGGGCGCCCGCTCCTCTACAAGTACACGGTCGTGGATTCCAGCCCCGCCGACATGCAGGACGTGATGTACTGGCTCATCAAGAATTACGCGCCGGAGCTTAATACCGTGGACCTGTTCCCCGACTCGAAACGCTACGAGAACATCTCCGTGCGCGAAACCGACCTGCGGGACGACGAGGTGGTCGAGCGTATACCCAGGTACGGGCTCTGACCTGCTTGTTCCGACGTCAGGCAGCGCCGGCAAGCGCGAGGTTTTCGGCCCGGTAGATGTGACTTACATTTTTCTTAAGCGCCATGAATTCCAGGACATACTTGAAGCGGGCCGCCGCGTCCAGCGGGGAGGCCGACTTGTTGTCGGTACGCGGGGACACCTGCTGCACCCGCTTCACGTTCACGCACCGGCGGTCGGGATTCGTGTTAAAGATATCCTTCTTGAACAATAGAAACGTGTCGTAGATGGACTGGATGATCGCGTCCGACTCGATGAGCGCGGCAAGATAGAGATTGGTATCCGAGTCGTGCAGGTTGCGCGTGAAGTACTTGAGGAGCCGCAGCACGATTTCCGGGTAGAGGTGCTCGTTCATGAGCGTGATCACGCGGGCCTCCAGGATCTTGTCCATCATGCGCTTGGATGGGTAGGCCATGCTCAATATGTAGGGCTCGCCCGACTGGACCTTGAAGAGCGCGAAGTCCAGGAAGCGGTCGACCAGGTCCTTGCGGAAGATGTCGGTCTCGCGGAAGGTGTCCTCGAGAAGGATGTCGGCGACAGCGGCAAGATCGCGCTCTTTCAGGAGCTTGTCCATGTTGATGTACCGGCTCTGCTCGAGCGTGCTCACCGAGGCGTTCATCTTTTCTATGGGATCGAAATCTTCCATCTAAAAATGCTCCTGCATGGACAGCCGCACGGTCCGGTAATAGGGCTCCCTGCTGTTGTACTGGTACACGTTGTTTATCGCCGAGATCACCGAGTATTGGTAGAACGAAAACTCCGCGAGCCCGAAGACGGCCATCCTGAACCTATTATCGTCACGGTAGGCGTCATATATTAGGTAGATAAGGCCCGCGTTGCAGAGCAGGGAGAATGCGCCGGTGAGGTAGTTGCCCGTGTAGAAATGCCCGAATCCCGGCATGAGGAGCGATCCCACTACCGAGACCGCGAGGCTCTTGCGGGGCCGATTGATCTCCTCGAGGACGAGGGCGCGGAGATCCTGAGCCTTCTGCGCGTATTTCCCGTCGGGCCAGGAGGCGCCGTAGTCGTCGAGCGCCTTGAGGGTGCCGCGCCCGTCGTAGTCGAGTGCCGCCGCGTAGCAGAGGTCGAGCGCGGCAAGCTCGCGGTACGCCCCCTCGCGGTAGATATGCTGATATTCCTGCAGGGTGCGCGTCGCGAAATAGGGAGATCCCGTCTGCAGGCGCATGTAGGCGAGGTAGAGCAGCGCCCTCTCCCCCTGCTCCCTGTCCCGGTAGGTATCGTAGCAGCTCATCATCGTGAGGGTGGCCGAGTAATAGTTTCCCCCGCGGTAATACGCCTCTCCCATGAGGAGCAGCGCGTCCGGGGCGCCTGCGCTCCCGGGGTAGAGCGCGACGAGCCGCATGCATTCGGTGACCGTATTGTAGTATTCTCCGGCATCATAATGGGCGCGCGCGAGGGCGGCGACGCGGGCCTCGTCCGCGGCGGCGCCGCGCGCCACCGCGGACAGCGCGAGGACGAGCACCGCCCGGAGCACCAGCGAGGCGCGCGTGTTCAGGGTATATGCGAAAGCGCCCCCCATGTTATTCGAACACCGTTTTGTAGTCCATGCGCCCCAGCGGATCGTACGCCGGCACATGGCGGGAGATGATCCCCGACGCGAGCGCGGCCTCGGCGCGGGCGGTGCGGTCGCGCGCCGCGTTCCAGGCGCCGTACACGTTTCCTGCGTAGACGAGCCCCGTGAACACGCCCAGGGTGACGGCGGCGCCCCGTTCGCCCGCGGCCCCCGCGCGCCATGCGCCCAGCGACAGGGCCGCGACCGCGATCATGCTCACCAGCGCGTCAAGGGGTCTTCCCGCGTAGACCTGCCCGGCCCCCGGGAGGGCCGCGGAAAAAAGCGCCGCGAGCGCGGGGGAGCGGCGGTCCGGCGCGGCGGCCTCGAGCTCGCGCGCGAGCGCGTCAAGGGGATTGGGCCGGGGGATCGCCGCGCGGGATTCGTTCGCGACGGCGAGCGCCTCGTCGAACCGGTTCAGGGTGAGGGAGAGCTCGGCGCGGCGCAGGGCGATCTCCATGCGCACGTCGTCGTCCGCGGGGAGGCGCGAAAGCTCGTCGAGCGTCCCCGCGCACTCGGCGTACCTGCGCTCCGCGAAAAAAGCGCGCGAGAGGAGGAGGAGCGACAATGGATCGCGCATAACGGTATTGTGTTCCAGGTGCGCGATCACGGTGCGCCGCTGGCCCCCCAGGAAATAATTCGCCTCGATGAAATAGCGCATCTCGCCCGCGCGGGCGCTTCCCGGCTCGTACACGAGGAGGCGCCTGGTCTCGGCGATGGCGCTGAAATAATCCCGGCGTTCGAAGAGGTTCCGGATGAACGCCTTCTGGTCCGTTGCGAAATCGCCGGCGTGCGCGGGGGATGCGAGCAGGGCGAGCGCAAGCGCGATCACGGGAACGCGGAAAGCAAGAGAGCACGTCATGTATTACTTGCCGAGTATCTCCGCCGGAACAGGATCGCTTACCGGCGGGTTGTAGGGATTGCAGCGCAGGAGGCGGTCGCCCGCCAGGAACATTCCCAGCGCGAGACCGTGGCGCTCGACCGCCGCGCGCCCGTAGGCGCTGCAGGTCGGGCGGTAGCGGCAGTTGGGTCCGTCCTGGGAGGAGATCACGACCTGGAAGAAGCGAATGAGAAAAAAGCCCGCGCCCTGGGCCCCGTTGTACACGGCGGATTCGTGCGAATGCGGTGCGTTCTCATGGAAAATCGACTCGTCGCCCGTGCGGACGTCCGCGTCCCAGGGGGCGAAGCGCTCCCCGGAGAATGCGGGGCGCGCCGTGGCGCCCGCGCCAAGGAGGAGGGCCGCGCCAAGCAGGGCGGTCGGGATTGCGTTTTTCATGAATGGACCTTTCTCATTACAGGTAATAGCCTTTCTGCTCCTTCACCGTGGATACGGGGAAGCGCCCATAGTTGTGCCCGGGCCAGATCTTCGTATCGTCGGGGAGGGTGAGAATCCGGGTGCGTATCGATTCCATGATCTGCCCGTAGGAGCCGCCGGGAAGATCGGTGCGGCCCATGCCCTCGGTGAAGAGGGTATCGCCGGTGAAGATGTTGTCTTCGCACAACAGGCAGATGCCGCCCGGTGTGTGCCCCGGTGTGTGCACGACCGTCATGACGAGCGTCCCGATCGCGATGGTGTCGCCGTCGTGCAGCAGCCGCTCCGGCTTGGGCGAGCCCTTGCCGCCGAGCGTCCTTGAAAGGATGCGCGAGGTGAGCCTGCCGAGCTGGCCCGCGTCCTCCTCGTGAATGAGTATCTGCGCCCCGGTGAGGCGCACGCACTCGTCGTTGCCCGAGGTGTGGTCCCAGTGGCCGTGGGTGTTGATGACGTACTCGATCTTGAGCCCGTGGCGTTCGACGAACTTGAATACCAGATCCAGGTCCCCCGCGGGATCGATGAGCGCGCCCTTTCCCGTTTTCTCATCGCCCACCAGGTAGCAGTAGACTGCCATCCCGGTCACTTCAATCTGCTCAAGTATCATGCGCGTCGCCCCGTTCGGTGTGTGTCATTAAAGAAAAACCGGGGGGGCCGATTTGGCAAGAGAAAAAATCGGACCCCCCGGCCCCAAAAAGGCCTTTACAACGGGAGGGCGCGCGGGGAAACTCATGCGCATGTTTCCAGAGTGCGCAGTGACGAGGTGCCGCCGATGAGCCGTTCGCGATCGCTCGCGATTTTTCTTTTCAGGATTACGCCCACCGGGCTTCTCTCGCGCCTGTTCGGGTGCGCGGCGCGGATACCCCTCCCGTCATGGGCGCTCTCGCCGATAATCGACTGGTACGCGCGGAAGTACGGCGTGCTCACCGGCGAGATCCGGCCCGGGTCCCGCTTTCGCACCCTGGACGCGTTTTTCACCAGGGAGCTCGCGGAGGGAGCGCGCGTCGCCGACCCCGCGAAGAACGCGGT from Spirochaetota bacterium includes these protein-coding regions:
- a CDS encoding DEAD/DEAH box helicase encodes the protein MKTDFAYLQDDLFGAAPVPADTDPRIEGEEEIRALFNEREPFFDPRFELRAEAYALMLAHAHNKILSLSNSRTRILAHQVESTHRIVNALNQRFLIADEVGLGKTIEAGLVIKELVYRYGYKRILIVTPASLLLQWQHEMESKFNERFTVLDRKSFRRERRGEKPAAPWGRIDKAICSLDFIKNASFRDALKRARWDAIIFDEAHRLRRDSLKSTLAYNVAEVLAENARALLLLTATPFRGKIEELYYLVRLLDKNLLGPFQSFYSKYCIEGSDLSGLRERLSEVMIRRTKKEVGGFTKRFARTVRFDLFPDERALYDATTRYVAEEFNRAIQTENRAVGFVMTVFQKLLDSSSHALCRALSNRRANLAGKLARLEEGRPVPAPGEVELPDIDDPEDLDGGLVASIGKTMEEMGQEIGTLDALIGLGSAITRNKKGEKLRVLLKTLSREGHGKFIIFTQFRTTQDYLKDLLAGFDIVLFNGSMNRDEKEEALKIFKERAQVLISTEAGGEGRNMQFCNILINYDLPWSPLKVEQRIGRVHRFGQPHDVYIYNFSTRDTVAERVLEVLARKLQLFEESIGMPDVLLGQIEDEVSLNKLFMEMASGRRSRRALMEEIDRSIQTARKSYEKLSELTVTRAMDFNYDEYYAITMKERQFSHRRVESLMNRLAAADEYAATFLGSARARTGLYPVKKLPGGDTERGRMGTFDSRIALEDESLEFLAFGHPLIEHLFGHVTSPGFGGRCGIKRICRARNFDGVVFYYLVAFSGREITRALVPVVVDPSGGTPDHEIGELERQSIHQEGIQGGDGADARLLDRANRDADALFAAARARLAVKTRERIADMMETIDLTIDPEIQKIRESADLRMRELKEQLERQECQGKWFNRDMRGALTRTKNEIARVEAGRDRLLAECRRRTQISHSVSLVGAGLLIARPGL
- a CDS encoding TIGR02266 family protein; the protein is MDNKRQHSRVAKRVKSEVHSPEGMTFSKAVDLSKGGIFISTPDPLKPGSNVELVVHIPGEEPVTIKGTIKWTRDDETSTLKAGMGIEFSDLSEKESEALKKVL
- the yidD gene encoding membrane protein insertion efficiency factor YidD, with the protein product MKNAIPTALLGAALLLGAGATARPAFSGERFAPWDADVRTGDESIFHENAPHSHESAVYNGAQGAGFFLIRFFQVVISSQDGPNCRYRPTCSAYGRAAVERHGLALGMFLAGDRLLRCNPYNPPVSDPVPAEILGK
- a CDS encoding MBL fold metallo-hydrolase, with translation MILEQIEVTGMAVYCYLVGDEKTGKGALIDPAGDLDLVFKFVERHGLKIEYVINTHGHWDHTSGNDECVRLTGAQILIHEEDAGQLGRLTSRILSRTLGGKGSPKPERLLHDGDTIAIGTLVMTVVHTPGHTPGGICLLCEDNIFTGDTLFTEGMGRTDLPGGSYGQIMESIRTRILTLPDDTKIWPGHNYGRFPVSTVKEQKGYYL